The sequence GCGGAAGCCGAGTACCGGCGGCTGGATGACCAGGTGGCTGCCCGCGGTCATGAGGATCGGCTTGGCCAGCTGCACCGGGTAGTCGTTGTAGAGGATGCGGGTGCGCGCACCGGTCACGCACACCACGGTGTCCGTGAGCGCGCGCAGCTCCATGCCACCGACGTTTTCCAGCACGGTGGCGGTGCGCTGGTTGCCCACCGCGATGTTCGCCGTGGCCGCAGCACCGCGGTCGGCGGCACCGGACGGGGTCACGCCCAAGTCACCGAAGCCGGGGCGGCCCAGATCCTGATACAGGGTGAGCAGGCCGGCGTCCTCGACCTCCAGGCGCGGCAGGCGCGGCGGCGACTGCTTCACGCGGTCGGAGTTATCCGAGATATCCGGCAGCTTGTCCACCGCCTGGTAACGCACCCGGTCGCCGGGCTGCACCAGCGCGGGCGGCTCGGCGTGCGAGTCCCACATCGGCGTGTTCGTGGTGCCGATGAGCTGCCAGCCGCCGGGGGAGCGGCGCGGGTAGACCGCGGTGAAATCACCTGCGATGCCCACCGCGCCGGCGGGCACTGCCGTGCGCGGATCCTGGCGGCGCGGGACCGCCTTGCTATCTGCCGGATCCTCCGGGGCGCAGTACGTAAAGCCCGGGGCGAAGCCGCCGAACGCAGCGGTCCACAGCGTGGAGGTGTGCCAGTCGACCACGGCCTCGCGGGACATGTCGAGGAAATCGGCCACCTCGTCCAAGTCCTCGCCGTTGTACTGGACGTCAATGTCCACCGTGCGCGGATCGCGGTGCGCCGACTTCGACGGCCGGTAGTCCTCCAAGTCGCGGGCGGCGTCGGTCGCGCCATCCGGGGAATCGAAGCTCAGCAGGATCGTCGTCGCCGCCGCGATACAGTCCACCTGGTGGCGCAGCGGCTGCGCCGTCAGCCCCGCGTGCCAGGCCATGACCTGGTTGAGGTCGTCTAAGTCAATGAGGAGAGAGCGTGTTCCTACCTTGTGAATCTGCATTACAGGAAGCTCCGGATCTCGATGCCATCGTCCGCGAGGCGGCGAACCATACCGCGCAGCAGCTCCACCGCACCGGGGGAATCGCCGTGCGTGCACACCGACTGCGCGTCGACTTGCAAGGTGGTGCCGTCTACCGCCGTGATGGAGCCGGTGGTGGCCACGTCGTAGACGCGCTTGACCACCTCGTCGGCGTCGTGCATCACCGCGTTGTCCTCGCTGCGCGGCACGAGGGTGCCGTCCGGGTTGTAATTGCGGTCGGAAAAGGCCTCGCGCACGACGGTCAGCCCTGCCTTTTCGGCCACGTCGACGGCCACGCCACCCGGCAGCAGCATCAGCGGGATGTCGCCGAAGGCGCGCACGCCGTCGACCACGGCCTTCGCCTGCTTCTCGTCGCGCGCAATGGTGTTGTACAGCGCGCCGTGCGGCTTGACGTACTGCACGCGGGTGCCCGCTGCGCGGGCCAGCGCCTCGAGTGCGCCGATCTGGTACGTGACCTCGCTGGCCAGCTCGGCCGGGTTGTAGTCAATGAAGCGACGGCCGAAACCGGCCATGTCGTTGTAGCCCACGTGGGCGCCCACGACAACGCCGCGCTCGGCAGCGGCCTTGACCGTCTTCGAAATCGAGTACGGGTCGCCGGCGTGGAAGCCGGTGGCCACGTTCGCGCTGGAGACCATCTCCAGCATCGCCGCGTCATCAGCCACCGGGTTTCCGCCGGTCGTTTCACCTAAGTCAGCGTTGAGGTCAATGCACAGGTCGGAGCCTGCCATGCGCCCTCCTTAATGAATAAAAATTTAAGTGGTATGGGACTAAGCCACGGACAGTGTAGCGCCGCCCACGTGGCCCTGTGAACTCGGTTACGCACATCAATTGTGCTCGGCCCCGGCGCGGTGCGTAGCGGCTCGGGGAGGCGTGCCGCGAGGCCGGACTGGAAGTAATCGAGCCCCGTTAGTCGCCCCGGATTTCTTCTGCCGCCGCCACGTAGCCGGCGATGAGTGCGCGGGCGGTCATCTCCACTGCCTCCTCCGGCGGCAGGAATTTCGCATCGTGTAGTGACGGCGCGTTCTTAGCCCCAGTGCCGACACCGACGAAGCACATCAGCGTCGGCACGATGTCGCCGTAGAAGGAAAAGTCGTCCGCTCCCAGCGACCGCATGATCGGGGCGGACCCCAGCCCGGCGCGGCGCGCGGTGTCTGCGAAACGGGCGGACAGGGCGGCATCGTTAATGAGCGCGGGCTCGCCCGGAACGTGGGTGACCTCACCCCGGCAACCGAAGGCCTCGGCGGTGCCGCGGGCAAAGCGGTCCACGGCGGTGACGACGCGTTCCGTGGCCGCCGTGCTGGTGGTGCGGATGGTGGCGAAGACTCGGCCGCTGTGGGGTAATACGTTCGCCGCGCCGTTTCCCACCTGGATCGTGCCCACGCTGATAAGCGCTGGTTCCATCGGATCGTTGGAGCGGCGGACGACCTCCGCCAGCCCGGTGACGATCTGGGCGACACACACGGCGACGTCCGTGGCCTGGTGCGGGTAGGCACCGTGCCCGCCCGCGCCGGTGACCTCGATGGTGATTTCCCCGGCCGCGGCGTTGACGAACCCGTCGCCTGCCGCCACCGCGCCC is a genomic window of Corynebacterium massiliense DSM 45435 containing:
- a CDS encoding LamB/YcsF family protein: MAGSDLCIDLNADLGETTGGNPVADDAAMLEMVSSANVATGFHAGDPYSISKTVKAAAERGVVVGAHVGYNDMAGFGRRFIDYNPAELASEVTYQIGALEALARAAGTRVQYVKPHGALYNTIARDEKQAKAVVDGVRAFGDIPLMLLPGGVAVDVAEKAGLTVVREAFSDRNYNPDGTLVPRSEDNAVMHDADEVVKRVYDVATTGSITAVDGTTLQVDAQSVCTHGDSPGAVELLRGMVRRLADDGIEIRSFL
- a CDS encoding M20 metallopeptidase family protein produces the protein MSDLSQLLDTWLRRLPAQLPAAHELRRAIHANPRVSGDEQATTDAVARAMRVEFDQVANTGAITRLGPTTGPSVALRGELDALPVREETGVGWASTSGAMHACGHDVHLAALTAVVRAAADLDLPYGLVPFLQPREETYPSGAQDIKNSGRFADLQVTHAIGAHVHPGVPLGAVAAGDGFVNAAAGEITIEVTGAGGHGAYPHQATDVAVCVAQIVTGLAEVVRRSNDPMEPALISVGTIQVGNGAANVLPHSGRVFATIRTTSTAATERVVTAVDRFARGTAEAFGCRGEVTHVPGEPALINDAALSARFADTARRAGLGSAPIMRSLGADDFSFYGDIVPTLMCFVGVGTGAKNAPSLHDAKFLPPEEAVEMTARALIAGYVAAAEEIRGD
- a CDS encoding carboxyltransferase domain-containing protein yields the protein MQIHKVGTRSLLIDLDDLNQVMAWHAGLTAQPLRHQVDCIAAATTILLSFDSPDGATDAARDLEDYRPSKSAHRDPRTVDIDVQYNGEDLDEVADFLDMSREAVVDWHTSTLWTAAFGGFAPGFTYCAPEDPADSKAVPRRQDPRTAVPAGAVGIAGDFTAVYPRRSPGGWQLIGTTNTPMWDSHAEPPALVQPGDRVRYQAVDKLPDISDNSDRVKQSPPRLPRLEVEDAGLLTLYQDLGRPGFGDLGVTPSGAADRGAAATANIAVGNQRTATVLENVGGMELRALTDTVVCVTGARTRILYNDYPVQLAKPILMTAGSHLVIQPPVLGFRNYIAVRGGIVAESELGSAATDILSGLGPDPVRTGDVIGVLPFTHTMTDAQLSNPLRIQGKPGKTEGVLRCIRGPRDDWFAEEELARFVDTEWTVTTESNRVGLRLANDEVTLERNRDGELPSEGMVAGSVQIPPNGKPVVFMRDHAVTGGYPVIATVVKEDIDIAAQLPPGARVRFELVGEE